In Hyalangium gracile, the genomic stretch GCGGTGAGAGGGGCCGCGGCAGGGCTCGGGGCATCGGGAGCAGACGCCGGAGCCAGGGCAATCGCCGGCATGGGCGCGGGCGTGAGCGCCCGAGCGGGCGCGGCGGCGGCGGCGGCGATGGACAGCGGAGGCTGCGTCGCGGGCACGGAGGCAGCGGCGGGCGCCACCGTGGCCACCGGCACGGAGGCGACTGGCACGGGAGGCTGCGTCACGGGCGCCGCGGCTACGGCGGGCGCCACGGAGACAGGCACCGGAGGCTGCGTGGCCGGCACCGCGGCGGCAACTGGCGCTGCTGCGACCGGCGCAGGCGCTGAGACAGGCACCGGGGGAAGCGTCGCTGGTCCGGCGGCAGCCACCGGCATGGCGGCAGCAGCCACGGCAGGCGAGGCCGCGACAGGCGCCGGAGCCACTGCCGCGGGAGCGGCATGCACGGGCGACGCGGCAGGCACCGGCGGCATCGTGGCGGGCCCGGCAGGGACGGCGTGCACGGGCGACGCGGCAGGCACCGGCGGCATCGTGGCGGGCCCGGCAGGGACGGCGTGCACGGGCGACGCGGCAGGCACTGGCGGCATCGTGGCAGGCCCGGCAGGAGCAACAGGCGCGGGCGAAGCGATCGGCATTGCCGCCACGGGTGAAGCCGCCGCGCTCGAAGCACTCGAGCCCGCAGCCGTCGCGGCCGTGCCGGGCAGCGGTGGATGCGTGGCAGGCCCGACGGAAGCCGCGGGGGCCACCGCCGCAGCCGGCACCGGAGCGCCAGGCAACGGAGGATGCGTGGCGGGCCCAGCAACCTGCGCCATCGGCCGAGCGGAAGCGGGCACGGCGGCAGGCGCGGGCACACCCGGCATGGGAGGAATCGTCGCGGGCCGAGCCGGCGCGGTGCGTACGGCCGAAGCCGCCGCCGCGGGAGACACTGGAGCCTGTGGAGCCCCCACCCCGGCAGCCTCCGCCAGCGCTCCCGCAGGAACCGGCGCGGGAGTCACCGCGACAGGCCGAGCCACCGCTGCCACGGGAGCCGCCGGCGCGGGTGGCACGATGACCGGAGCCGCCGGAGCCACCGGCGCGGGAGGCGTGGAGAGCACGGGCGCGGAGGACATCTCCAGCCAGTGCGTGTCCGAGACCAGCTCCAGCCCAGGCTCGGCCGTGTCCGGAAGGACGGGCGCCGGCTCGGAGGCCTGGGCCGCCATCTCGAGCATCTCGTACGGCGAGGCCAGCTCCAGCTTCTCCTCCACCGCGGGCGCGGGCGGCTGGATGATGGACACCTTCACTCGTCCCTGGGCGTTCTCCAGCGTCACCTGCACCTGCCCGGCGGGCGCGGCGTAGGGGAAGACGGTGGTGCCCTCGGGCGGGAAGCTGGCCCGCTGCTCGGCGGGCACCAGCTCGGAGATGGCCCCGAGGATCTGCTGGGTGGTGAGGTTCTGCTTCAACACCGGCAGGAGCCCGGCGGGGGTGCGCATGTTCACACCGCCACCGGTCTCGATGAGCAACTCCTGACCGGATTCCTTGAAGAGCTTCTCGATGATGGGATCGAGCCTGGCCATGGCGTCAGCGGGAGAGAGCTTCCACGTATGCGACGTGGCGTTTGTTGACCAGCGCCACCATGTCCCCCTGCAGCAGCCGGAGGAAGGGTGGCGCGTCGTTGAGATAGTCGGTGAGCCGCGAGCGTCCCTCGGGCTGCACGTAGGCGAAGAGCCCCTTGAGCCGCTGCCCGTCCACGAGGCGGATCTCCACCGCGTGCTCGGTGCGCATGGTGAGCCTGTCCACGTCGCGCAGCTCGTGCCGGGCATCCACCCGCGCCACCGCCACGGCGACGCTGTTCACGAAGGCCATCGCCTCGGTCGCCACGTCCTGGACCGGGATGAACTTCGTCTCGGCGTTGAGCAGATCCGACAGCCGCTCACCCTCCGCGCCGGCCAGGGGCTCGGCCAGAAATACGGCCACATCTCGCGCCTCCCCACCGGGGAGGACGAGCTGAGCCATCACGCGGCGTTTGGGGACTCGTAGCTCTTCCAAGGGGCTGAGCTTTTTGTAGCACGTTGAGACATCCCCCCCAACCCCGCCCTGCCCGGATCGTCGGACACCGCACCAGGATACGCCAAAATTACAGGGCGGGTCGACTCATGGCTGGGCGGCCAGCTGGCGCTCCACGAAGAGCCGGAGGATGTGCAGGAAGTCCTGGGCGTTGGTGACGACGCCGAAGGCCTGGTGCGTGCCCCGGTCCTTCAGCTTGCTCACCACGAACTCGGACGAGTCCACGCAGATGGTGGCCAGCTCGCGCAGCGAGCCATCCGGCTCGGTGACGAACGCGGGCAGCATGTTGCCGGTGGCGATGGCGTGCAGCGCCGTGGCGATCATCACCGCCAGGGTGGCCTTCACCGTGTGGCGACGCATCGCGTCCTGCGCGGCCAGGTTGTCCGTCACCACGTCCGGCAGCGGCCCGTCGTCCCGGATGGAGCCCGTCAGCACGAAGGGCACCCGGTGCGCCACGCACGCGTGCATGATGCCGTCCTTGATGACGCCCTGCTCCACCGCCCTGGCGATGGAGCCCGCCGCGCGCACCTGATTGATGGCGCGCATGTGCAGGCCGTGGCCCCCGGACGTCGCCTCGCCCGAGCCGCTCATCCCCAGCGTGGTGCCGAAGATGGAGGCCTCGATGTCATGCACCGCCACCGCGTTGCCCGCCAGCAGCGCGCCCACGAAGCCGTTGGCGATGAACCACGTCATGTCCATGCGCGCCCGCGAGTGCACCAGCGCCGGCCCCGTCACCCACACCGGGTAGCCGCCCCGCCGGCGCTCCTCCACCAGCAGCCGGGCCAGGTGCGCGTAGTCGATGGGCTTCTCGCGCGACACCTCGCTCGTCATGAACTTGAACTCGCCCTGCGCGCCACCCGCCAGCCACGAGGCGTGCACGTACACCCCCTGGCTCCCGTCCTCCGCGTGGCCCATCGCCACCCGGTCTCCCTGGCGCACGCGCCGCCCCTCGCGCGTCCACAGCTCCCCATCCGCGCCCAGCACCAGCGCGCTGTCCATCCGCGGCTCGCGGGGCATGCGCCAGCGCCCGCCCACGCGCACGTAGGTGGGCAGGTTGGTGGTGGTGAAGAAGCCCTCGGGGAGGACACCGTCGGCCGGCGCGGGCTCGAAGCGGGCGTCCGGGGCCCGCGCGAAGCGCTCGGCGGTGAAGTCGGGATGGGGGATGGTGCTCACCCCGGGAAGATGGGACGGACGCCCACCCGGTTCAAGCACCGCGTGGCGTGGCGCCTCCCAGGCGGCCAACCCCTCGGACTTCCAGGGGAACTCCCTCCGGAAAGCCGCGCGAAATTCCCGCCCGCAACTTCCGCCGGGGCCTCGGGTTCATGCCGGCACAGACGATGCCGGCACGACCGGCGCGAACCCGAGGAGAACGATCATGATGAAGAGCATCTCTCTGGCTGTGGCGGTGGTGGTGGGCCTGATGATGGCGGCTCCAGCCGAGGCGGCCGGGGCGGACCGGCGGCAGGTGAGGCAGCAGGCGCGCATCGTCCAGGGCGTGAAGAGCGGCGAGCTGACGAAGGCCGAGGCCGCGCGGCTCGAGGCGCAGCACGTGGCCATCAAGAAGGAGATCCGCCAGGAGCGCGCCGATGACGGCCGCCTCGACGCCTCCGAGCGCGCGAAGATCGCCCACGAGCAGAACCAGCTCCACCGCCGCATCTACGTCCAGAAGCACGACGGCCAGTCGCGCTGATCCCCGCGCGCGGCGGTCCCTCCCGCGGCAGGGGTGGAGCAAACCCCCGCCGGAGCATGTAGAATCATGCCGCCGTGGAACGCTCCCGCCCCGCTCCTCCTCACGCGTCCGCCAAGTCCGGCGTGGACTCCGTGCCGCAGCCGCTCCCCTCCTTGAACGAGCTGCTGGATGAGGTGCGCGCGCCCGGCGCCAGCCGAGCGGACGTGGATGCGCTGATCGCGGGCCTCTCCCGGCCGCTGCCCGAAGGCCAGTCTCCTCGCGAGCGCGCGGATCTGCTGCTGGCCCTCATCGAGGATGAGCGCCTCGCGGACTTCACCGGCCGGGACGGCCGCACGGTGCGTGGCGCCGCGGTCCAGGCCCTGCTGGAGCTCGGCTACCCCTACGCCCTCGAGGTGCCCCCCGAGGCACTCGCCGCCAAGGACTCCGTCTCCGAGGAAGAGGGGCAGCCCGTCGTCCCGCTGCTCTCCACCAGCAATGGGAAGTGGGGCTTCGGGCTCCTCATGGGCCTCGGGGCGCTGATGCTGCTCCCAGCGCTCTACATGTCCGTCCAGGCGGACTCGATCGCGGCCCTGCTGGTCTTCCTGACCCTCGTCTCCTGCCTCACCTTCCTGCCCGCGGGCATGACGCTGCTCGGCCACAACATGGGCAATCGCGTCATCAAGGGCATCGGGTCCTTCTGGCTGATTCTCTGCAGCCTGCTCTGGCTGGGGCCCTCCATCGCCATGCTCGGCAGCGGCAGCCTGGTCGGGCTGCTCCCCCTCGTCACTGGCAGCGTGTCCCTCATCGGCACCTGGCTCATGAACTCGAAGTCCTGAGCAGGCATCACCTCACTCCTTGCTGGTGAGCGCTCGGCGCAGGTGGCTGTAGGCGATGTCCGCCAGGGCATCGAACGTCGGCAGCTCCCACGAGAGCCGGTGCTGCGCCCGCCAGTCCTCCGCCCAGAACAGGAACACCTCGAGCTGCTCGGGGCTGGGAGACACCTGCCGCCGCGCCCGCTTCGCCCGGCGGAGCGCCTCCAGCGGACTGTCTCCCTGCGCCACCAGCACGCACAGCGCCAGCATCGCGCTCCGGCCAACGCCGTGCTCGCAGTGGATGTACACCTTGTGGCCTCGCTCCAGGTGCTGCGTCACCCACCGCACCCCGTCGCGCAGCATGGGCAGGCTGATCGCGCGCAGATCCAGGGTGGGCAGGTGCAGCAGGGTGATGCCGTGCTCGCGCAGCACGTGCTCGTCGTCACACGCCTCCACCCGCACATCCACCACGTGGCGGATGCCCAGCCGCAACGCCAGGTGCTCCGCGGCCTCGATGGGGAAGCGCCCCCCCACCGCCACCTGCGGCGTCACCCAGTCGAGGTTCAGCTCCCACTGAGATTCACCCATCCAAAGGGCCCCCTCACCCCCGTGTGCCTGCTCCAGCGTAGGCCGCCTGCCCGGCTCCGGCAGACCCGCCCCGGCATTCCCGAATCATTTCAGACACTTAGACGGCACAGGACCGACTTGGGCTGAAATGTGGGGAAGAAACATCTGAATACGCAACTTGTGGGACTCAGGTTTCGAGAATCTTTTCGAAAATCTTCTCGCGGCCTGGAGTGACCACCTCAATGAGCTACCGGATTCAGTCTGGCGACACCCTGTCGAAGCTGGCCCAGCGCTACAACACCTCCGTCAGCGCGCTCATGAAGGCCAACCCCCAGGTGAAGGACGCCAACAAGATCTTCACGGGGAAGATGCTGAACATCCCCGGCTCGCGAGATGAGTTCGTCGGCAGCACCGGTGGCGGCAGCCGTCCTGGGAGCACCCCTGGCGCGGCGGGCCCGCAGGGCCCCGTGAACGCGGGCCCGGGCACGCGCGGCCCCGGTGGCAGCCCGTTCGACATCGCCCAGTCGCACCTGGGCAAGAACGCCGGCTCGCTGAAGCTGGAGCAGAGCGGCGTCGGCGCGGACATGGAGGACTGGGTCCCCAACAACGTCAACTGCGCCAACTTCGTCTCCGCGTGCCTCGAGCAGGCCGGGCAGATCTCCAACGCCCAGCACAACAACTCGGTGATGGGCCTGCAGGCCAACCTGGACAAGGACCCGAACTTCAAGCGCGTCTCGCTGGCCGATGCCAGGCCGGGCGACGTGGTGAGCATGAAGACGCCGGGTGGGCAGCACGTGGTGATGTTCGCGGGCATGAAGGACGGCAAGCCCCAGTTCATCGGCTCCAACAACGTGAACCCGGATGGTTCTCAGCGGATCAGCCTCTCCTCGATGAACTACCCCATCATGTCCATCCACCAGTATCGCGGCTGAAGCCATCATCCCCCACTTCAACCGCCCATCATGGGGCTCCCGTCTCATCCCAGCGGGAGCCTCGTGTCATTTCTGGAGTCCGGCAGGCCGAGCGCGCTCGCCCCGCGGGGCTGGAGCGGCGCTCACTCCGCCACCAGGGTCAGCTCGGTAATCTCGGGCGCGGGCCCCAGGCGCAGCGGAGGTCCCCAGTAGCCGGTGCCACGGCTGGTGTACACGCGGATGCCCGCGATGTGCGCCAGCCCGCGGATGACGGGCTGCTGGAGCTTCACGAAGAACATGAAGGGGAAGAGCTGGCCGCCGTGCGTGTGCCCGGACAGCTGCAGGTCCACGCGCAGCCCCTGGGCCAGGAACGCCGTGCGCGGCTGGTGCGCCAGGAGCACGCGCGGCACATCCTCCGGAGCCCCCTCGAGCGCCAGGTCCGGCCGGCACGCGTGGGCTGGATCCATGCGCCCGCCCTCGTGGTCAGTCACCCCGGCCACCACGAGCCGCGCCTCGGAGCGCTCGATGACGCGGTGCTCGTTGTGCAGCACGGTGAGCCCCAGCCGCGCCACCTCGGCGGCCCACGCGGCGCCTCCGTGGTAGTACTCGTGGTTGCCGGTGACGTAGTAGACGCCGAGCGGCGCGCGCAGCCCGGACAGCGGGGCCACCTCGTCGCGCAGCGTGCGCACGCTGCCGTCCACCAGGTCTCCCGTCACCGCGATGATGTCCGGCTCCAGCGCGTTCACCTGCTCCACCACGCGGCGCAGGAAGTGCCTGTCCAGCGTGGGGCCGATGTGGACGTCGGAGATCTGCACCACGCGCACGCCGTGCAGGCCCTGGCCCAGCTTCTGGACGGGAATCCGCAGCCGCTCCACCCGCGCGCGGCCGCGGGCGGTGAGGAAGGCGACGGCGAGCGCCGGCAGCACCACCGCCACCACGCCCGCCGCCTTGCCCCGCGCGAGCGCCTGGGCGTCGGGCGCCGAGCCCAGCAGGCCCCACACCGCGCCGAGCAGGTCCGCCACGAGCGTGGCCGTGAGCAGCAGCCCGAAGGTGCCCAGCCACAGCATGGACGTCCAGTACAGCGCCTGGTTCAGCGCGGTGGGCCGGCGGCGCGAGGCCACGAAGCCCATGGGGATGGAGAAGAAGAGCAGCGCCAGCGCTGCGTAGCCGAGCGCCTCCCACGGCTGCCCCAGGTTCGGCTCCGACACCAGCCGCAGCCCGAGGTAGCCATGCAGGCCGCCCACCAGGCCCACCACGAACACGATGGCGACCATGCCTCGGATGATGAGGCCGATGGGAACCTGGCTCAGCGGGACACCGTCGTGCTGCTCGCGCTCCAAGCCCTGAGAGGACTCCGCCATCCGTCGCTCCATCCGCGGCGCAGGCCCTGCCGCCAGACTCGAGTACTCCAGCATAACGAGGAGCCCGGAGCGGCGCCCGAGATCCAACCCGGCAGCTCACGGCGCCGGGAATAAGGGACGCGGCTCGGCCCCGGTGCTGAAGCGGGACCAGGTGACGGGCATCGTCGGTGGCGAGCAGCCGGTACGAGGGCTGGCGCTCGTGCGCAGGACGCATCGAGAGTCCGGTGTACCTCGAGCTGCCTCCCACGCTCGCCGAGGGAGGGGACGCGCGGACAGTGGCGGCCCTCGGCCTCATCCTCGGCACGCCCTGAGCGGCCTACTCCCGCCGCCGCAGCCGCGCCGCGCCCAGCCCGACGAGCAGCGCCAGGGCGCCCATCCCCGCGCCCGGAGAGGCGCCACAGCCACAGCCCGCCTCGAGCACCTGGGGGGACTTCACCTCGAAGCGAGTCTCGCCGGAGGAAGCGCCCGCGAAGCCATTCTGGTCCCAGGCACGGACGATGGCGCCGTGAGCGCCCGGCGCGAGCTTCTGCGCATCGGTGAGCGTGTAGCGGAAGCGCCGCTGATCATCCAAGGGCACGCGGGCCACCTCGGCGCCGTCCACCTCGATGCTCACGGAGGCTCCGCTGGGGCTCATGCCCGCGAACGAGGTCAGCGCCTCCACCGCCTCGTCCTGCATGGGGACGACCAGGATGGGCGCGTCTCCGAACAGGCCTCCATCCCCGGTGGAGCCTCCATCCGGGGTGAAGCCTCCATCCGGGGTGGAGCCTCCATCCGGGATGCCGCCATCGCCTGGGTCTGCTCCCACGTCGAACTGGTTGACCGTGGAGCGCGGGCTGTAGGCGCCGAACACCTCCGCCGAGGCCTGCAGCGTGTGCGCGCCCGGAGCCATGTCCAGCGGCGGCTCGTACGTGAACACGCCCGAGCCGCCCGCCACCACCCGCGTGTAGGCCTCGCCATCCAGGAACAGGTGGACGACGACACCAGGATCCGCCGCGCCCTCGATGTGAGGCCGCCGGGGCAGCCCCGTGGCCCCGTTCGCGGGCTGGGTCAGCGTGGGCGTGGCAGGCACCTGGTACGGCAGCGGGTACTGCTGCTCGTCGCCCTGGGAGTCGCCGCTGTTGACGGAGTCCGGTCCCGCCCCATTGGTGTCGCCCGTCACCGTCGACTGTCCGCCGAGCCCGGCGACGACCGAGGTCTGACAGCTGATGGGATTGCCTTGCAGGAAGATGATGCCGCCGCCGCCCCCTCCGCCGGGGCCGGACGCATTGTCGGGACTCAGGGCGTCTCCTCCCGCCCCTCCCGACGCCCGCGCCAGGTTGCAGCTCAGCCCCTGCGCGGTACGCAGGGAGATGAAGCCTCCCGCGCCACCGCCTCCAGCTCCGTCATCGAGCGAGGACGCGGTGTACGTCCCCGTGGCGCCCATCGCGCTGAACAGACCCGCGCCGGAGATCTCCGACGCGCGGATGAGGATTGCTCCTCCTCCGGCGCCGCCCGCCGTCTTGGCATCCACATGCCCACCTCCGCCGCCGCCTCCACCTCCGAAGAGGAGCTGCTCGTAGGGC encodes the following:
- a CDS encoding type IV pilus twitching motility protein PilT — translated: MARLDPIIEKLFKESGQELLIETGGGVNMRTPAGLLPVLKQNLTTQQILGAISELVPAEQRASFPPEGTTVFPYAAPAGQVQVTLENAQGRVKVSIIQPPAPAVEEKLELASPYEMLEMAAQASEPAPVLPDTAEPGLELVSDTHWLEMSSAPVLSTPPAPVAPAAPVIVPPAPAAPVAAVARPVAVTPAPVPAGALAEAAGVGAPQAPVSPAAAASAVRTAPARPATIPPMPGVPAPAAVPASARPMAQVAGPATHPPLPGAPVPAAAVAPAASVGPATHPPLPGTAATAAGSSASSAAASPVAAMPIASPAPVAPAGPATMPPVPAASPVHAVPAGPATMPPVPAASPVHAVPAGPATMPPVPAASPVHAAPAAVAPAPVAASPAVAAAAMPVAAAGPATLPPVPVSAPAPVAAAPVAAAVPATQPPVPVSVAPAVAAAPVTQPPVPVASVPVATVAPAAASVPATQPPLSIAAAAAAPARALTPAPMPAIALAPASAPDAPSPAAAPLTAEEVEDHRKDAEAQMLALMEAMLARGASDLHLSSETLPHMRIDGDMVPIEEYGLITPGRLKAMIFSIAPEKNRKQWEDLHDTDFAYETTAARFRVNVFEDRKGIGAVLRQIPNKIRTAEEIGLSRHVLDMCFLTKGLVLVTGPTGSGKSTTLAALIDYVNRHREDHIITVEDPIEFVHKNKSCLVNQREVGVHTQSFKNALRAALREDPDVVLVGEMRDLETIATAIETAETGHLVFGTLHTNTAASTVDRIIDQFPADRQPQIRMMLSESLKGVIAQTLCKRIGGGRVAAQEVLLCTGSVSNLIREGKTFQIPSVMQTSRGQGMVTLNDSLLDLVKKKVVEPNEALSKSVARAELRAMLERAGFKADPPVTGAGTAAGSTETPAPTK
- a CDS encoding DUF6812 domain-containing protein: MAVFLAEPLAGAEGERLSDLLNAETKFIPVQDVATEAMAFVNSVAVAVARVDARHELRDVDRLTMRTEHAVEIRLVDGQRLKGLFAYVQPEGRSRLTDYLNDAPPFLRLLQGDMVALVNKRHVAYVEALSR
- a CDS encoding putative NPN-dependent ornithine cyclodeaminase, with product MSTIPHPDFTAERFARAPDARFEPAPADGVLPEGFFTTTNLPTYVRVGGRWRMPREPRMDSALVLGADGELWTREGRRVRQGDRVAMGHAEDGSQGVYVHASWLAGGAQGEFKFMTSEVSREKPIDYAHLARLLVEERRRGGYPVWVTGPALVHSRARMDMTWFIANGFVGALLAGNAVAVHDIEASIFGTTLGMSGSGEATSGGHGLHMRAINQVRAAGSIARAVEQGVIKDGIMHACVAHRVPFVLTGSIRDDGPLPDVVTDNLAAQDAMRRHTVKATLAVMIATALHAIATGNMLPAFVTEPDGSLRELATICVDSSEFVVSKLKDRGTHQAFGVVTNAQDFLHILRLFVERQLAAQP
- a CDS encoding protein-tyrosine phosphatase family protein — translated: MGESQWELNLDWVTPQVAVGGRFPIEAAEHLALRLGIRHVVDVRVEACDDEHVLREHGITLLHLPTLDLRAISLPMLRDGVRWVTQHLERGHKVYIHCEHGVGRSAMLALCVLVAQGDSPLEALRRAKRARRQVSPSPEQLEVFLFWAEDWRAQHRLSWELPTFDALADIAYSHLRRALTSKE
- a CDS encoding LysM peptidoglycan-binding domain-containing protein; this translates as MSYRIQSGDTLSKLAQRYNTSVSALMKANPQVKDANKIFTGKMLNIPGSRDEFVGSTGGGSRPGSTPGAAGPQGPVNAGPGTRGPGGSPFDIAQSHLGKNAGSLKLEQSGVGADMEDWVPNNVNCANFVSACLEQAGQISNAQHNNSVMGLQANLDKDPNFKRVSLADARPGDVVSMKTPGGQHVVMFAGMKDGKPQFIGSNNVNPDGSQRISLSSMNYPIMSIHQYRG
- a CDS encoding metallophosphoesterase codes for the protein MAESSQGLEREQHDGVPLSQVPIGLIIRGMVAIVFVVGLVGGLHGYLGLRLVSEPNLGQPWEALGYAALALLFFSIPMGFVASRRRPTALNQALYWTSMLWLGTFGLLLTATLVADLLGAVWGLLGSAPDAQALARGKAAGVVAVVLPALAVAFLTARGRARVERLRIPVQKLGQGLHGVRVVQISDVHIGPTLDRHFLRRVVEQVNALEPDIIAVTGDLVDGSVRTLRDEVAPLSGLRAPLGVYYVTGNHEYYHGGAAWAAEVARLGLTVLHNEHRVIERSEARLVVAGVTDHEGGRMDPAHACRPDLALEGAPEDVPRVLLAHQPRTAFLAQGLRVDLQLSGHTHGGQLFPFMFFVKLQQPVIRGLAHIAGIRVYTSRGTGYWGPPLRLGPAPEITELTLVAE
- the agmC gene encoding adventurous gliding motility protein AgmC produces the protein MRIQLFLLGLLVSGAALAEPDTFGLGTGRNGSLRVDAPNTVINRYGQLTLSAPAGTKELTLTNSGLFTVGGLVLIHQAAGLQPAPVSGDQRPINLSSGPVGRFEYARVESVRDTGLVLTAPLQHSYAANVSQVVSVPEYTTFRVSAGASVRALPWNGSVGGIVALLATGRVTVEGAIVADGAGFRGGAFVNHPNLEQCISLDEAAGNGGSYKGESVVAGRFGAASGRGNLANGGGSGVCHNSGGAGGGHAGIGGKGGFTVESNSERGGLGGARVAYLPYEQLLFGGGGGGGGGHVDAKTAGGAGGGAILIRASEISGAGLFSAMGATGTYTASSLDDGAGGGGAGGFISLRTAQGLSCNLARASGGAGGDALSPDNASGPGGGGGGGIIFLQGNPISCQTSVVAGLGGQSTVTGDTNGAGPDSVNSGDSQGDEQQYPLPYQVPATPTLTQPANGATGLPRRPHIEGAADPGVVVHLFLDGEAYTRVVAGGSGVFTYEPPLDMAPGAHTLQASAEVFGAYSPRSTVNQFDVGADPGDGGIPDGGSTPDGGFTPDGGSTGDGGLFGDAPILVVPMQDEAVEALTSFAGMSPSGASVSIEVDGAEVARVPLDDQRRFRYTLTDAQKLAPGAHGAIVRAWDQNGFAGASSGETRFEVKSPQVLEAGCGCGASPGAGMGALALLVGLGAARLRRRE